One Streptomyces sp. ML-6 genomic region harbors:
- a CDS encoding NUDIX domain-containing protein: MNNPHPPVDHSHCGSCGAPYAAVADWPRTCAACGSTAYRNPLPVAVALLPVTDPEGTGLVVITRTIPPHPGGLALPGGFIDHDEDWKHAVVRELREETGIEAAEQDVRLADALSSPTGHLLLLGLLPPRPANALPPSVPTDETAGFQVLRTPAELAFPLHTRAARTWFDGGYR, from the coding sequence ATGAACAATCCCCACCCACCGGTCGACCACTCCCACTGCGGCAGCTGCGGAGCACCGTACGCCGCGGTCGCCGACTGGCCCCGCACCTGCGCCGCCTGCGGCAGCACCGCCTACCGCAACCCGCTGCCGGTCGCCGTGGCCCTGCTCCCCGTCACCGACCCCGAGGGCACCGGACTCGTCGTCATCACCCGCACCATCCCGCCCCACCCCGGCGGCCTCGCCCTCCCCGGCGGCTTCATCGACCACGACGAGGACTGGAAGCACGCCGTCGTCCGGGAACTGCGCGAGGAGACCGGGATCGAGGCCGCCGAGCAGGACGTCCGCCTCGCCGACGCGCTCAGCTCCCCGACCGGCCACCTGCTCCTCCTCGGCCTCCTCCCGCCCCGTCCCGCGAACGCCCTCCCACCCTCCGTACCCACCGACGAGACCGCCGGATTCCAGGTGCTGCGCACACCCGCCGAACTCGCCTTCCCCCTGCACACCCGGGCCGCCCGCACCTGGTTCGACGGCGGCTACCGCTGA
- a CDS encoding M15 family metallopeptidase, giving the protein MTGLAFASRVLTTAAATLLAVVAAVPVAGAAPEPKAPEEFVALRSVDPTIIQEMRYPTAHNFMGVPVDGYRQPLCILTRPAARALHRAQVRLLRRGYSLKVYDCYRPQRAVDHFVRWAKDLDDQAMKREFYPRVDKTRLFADGYIAEKSGHSRGSTVDLTLVRLPSAPTPPYLPGQEQVPCHAPAADRFPDNSVDMGTGFDCFDTLSHTDDPRIGGKQRAHRKFLKKTLAEVGFVNLAEEWWHYTFEPETFPDTYFDFPVARRSVAGH; this is encoded by the coding sequence ATGACAGGTCTCGCTTTCGCTTCCCGTGTCCTGACGACCGCTGCCGCCACCCTGCTCGCCGTCGTCGCCGCCGTTCCCGTGGCCGGGGCGGCGCCCGAGCCGAAGGCGCCCGAGGAGTTCGTCGCGCTGCGTTCGGTGGATCCGACGATCATCCAGGAGATGCGCTACCCCACCGCGCACAATTTCATGGGCGTTCCGGTGGACGGCTACCGCCAGCCGCTCTGCATCCTGACCCGGCCCGCCGCCCGCGCCCTGCACCGCGCGCAGGTCCGGCTGCTGCGCCGGGGCTACTCGCTGAAGGTGTACGACTGCTATCGGCCGCAGCGGGCGGTCGATCACTTCGTGCGCTGGGCGAAGGACCTCGACGACCAGGCGATGAAGCGCGAGTTCTATCCCCGGGTCGACAAGACGCGGCTGTTCGCGGACGGTTACATCGCGGAGAAGTCCGGGCACAGCCGGGGCAGCACGGTGGACCTGACGCTGGTGAGGCTGCCCTCCGCGCCGACCCCGCCGTACCTGCCCGGCCAGGAGCAGGTGCCCTGTCACGCGCCCGCGGCCGACCGTTTCCCGGACAACTCCGTGGACATGGGCACGGGGTTCGACTGCTTCGACACGCTCTCCCACACCGATGACCCGCGCATCGGGGGGAAGCAGCGCGCCCACCGGAAGTTCCTGAAGAAGACCCTCGCCGAGGTCGGCTTCGTCAACCTGGCCGAGGAGTGGTGGCACTACACCTTCGAGCCCGAGACGTTCCCGGACACCTACTTCGACTTCCCGGTGGCCAGGAGGTCCGTGGCGGGGCACTGA
- a CDS encoding DUF962 domain-containing protein: protein MSQQTFDSYEEFWPYYVAMHSRAATRWVHLTGTLTGLAVSAYGLARGRRRYLAALPLIGYGTAWPAHFLIEKNNPATFGHPAWSLRGDVQMIRMMLAGRDRELAEIAAKWLADRR, encoded by the coding sequence ATGTCACAGCAGACGTTCGATTCCTACGAAGAGTTCTGGCCCTATTACGTGGCGATGCACTCCCGCGCGGCGACCCGCTGGGTCCATCTGACGGGCACGCTGACGGGGCTCGCCGTCAGCGCCTACGGCCTGGCGCGGGGGCGTCGGAGATATCTGGCCGCGTTGCCGCTGATCGGTTACGGAACGGCCTGGCCCGCGCATTTCCTGATCGAGAAGAACAACCCGGCCACCTTCGGGCATCCGGCCTGGTCGTTGCGCGGCGACGTGCAGATGATCCGGATGATGCTGGCGGGGCGCGACCGGGAGCTGGCGGAGATCGCGGCCAAGTGGCTCGCCGACCGCCGCTGA
- a CDS encoding ATP/GTP-binding protein, whose translation MAFGRSSRKKRPVEPVTLKILVAGGFGVGKTTLVGAVSEIRPLRTEERLSEAGRPVDDLAGVEAKTTTTVAMDFGRITLREDLVLYLFGTPGQDRFWFLWDELAQGALGAVVLADTRRLEDCFAAVDYFERRAIPFAVAVNCFEGADRFPAGTVQAALDLDPEVPVLMCDARDRSSVREVLATVVEHALARAERVREPVTT comes from the coding sequence ATGGCCTTCGGGCGCTCTAGCCGCAAGAAGCGGCCCGTGGAGCCCGTTACCCTGAAAATCCTGGTGGCGGGCGGCTTCGGGGTGGGCAAGACGACCCTGGTCGGCGCGGTCAGCGAGATCAGGCCGCTGCGCACGGAGGAGAGGCTGAGCGAGGCGGGCCGTCCGGTGGACGACCTGGCCGGGGTGGAGGCGAAGACCACCACCACGGTGGCCATGGACTTCGGCCGCATCACCCTCCGCGAGGACCTGGTGCTCTACCTCTTCGGCACACCGGGACAGGACCGCTTCTGGTTCCTGTGGGACGAACTGGCGCAGGGCGCCCTGGGCGCGGTCGTGCTCGCGGACACCCGGCGCCTGGAGGACTGCTTCGCAGCGGTCGACTACTTCGAACGCCGCGCCATCCCGTTCGCCGTCGCGGTGAACTGCTTCGAGGGGGCCGACCGGTTCCCCGCCGGGACGGTGCAGGCCGCACTGGACCTGGACCCCGAGGTGCCCGTGCTCATGTGCGACGCGCGCGACCGCTCCTCCGTGCGGGAGGTCCTGGCCACGGTGGTCGAACACGCCCTGGCCCGCGCGGAACGCGTCCGCGAACCCGTCACGACGTGA
- a CDS encoding DUF742 domain-containing protein translates to MSAESSRSPATPTDPRASHWYDAEAGPVVRPYAMTRGRTSSASRHRLDLIAIVVPEPEADDPGRDQTLSPEHVEIIELCSGVPQSIAELAAGLDLPVGVVRVLVGDLVEDELVHVTRPVPPAELPDVNILREVINGLRAL, encoded by the coding sequence GTGAGCGCCGAATCCTCCAGATCTCCGGCAACGCCCACCGACCCGCGGGCTTCGCACTGGTACGACGCCGAAGCGGGGCCGGTGGTCCGTCCGTACGCGATGACCCGGGGCCGTACCAGCAGCGCCTCCCGTCACCGGCTCGACCTGATCGCGATCGTCGTCCCCGAACCGGAGGCCGACGATCCGGGCAGGGACCAGACGCTCTCCCCGGAACACGTGGAGATCATCGAGCTCTGTTCCGGCGTGCCCCAGTCGATCGCCGAGCTCGCGGCCGGCCTGGACCTCCCCGTAGGGGTGGTCCGGGTGCTGGTCGGCGACCTCGTCGAGGACGAACTGGTGCATGTGACCCGTCCCGTTCCGCCGGCCGAGCTGCCGGACGTGAACATTCTTCGCGAGGTGATCAATGGCCTTCGGGCGCTCTAG
- a CDS encoding roadblock/LC7 domain-containing protein: MTAPNVAATDAARQGSGQLNWLLDELVERVSSIHKALVLSSDGLATGTSKDLTREDSEHLAAVASGFHSLAKGVGRHFEAGRVRQTVVELDEAFLFVTAAGDGSCLAVLADADSDVGQVAYEMTLMVKRVGAHLTNAPRTPGSAAGG; this comes from the coding sequence ATGACCGCACCGAACGTCGCTGCGACCGATGCCGCACGCCAGGGCTCCGGCCAGCTCAACTGGCTCCTCGACGAACTCGTCGAGCGGGTCTCCAGCATCCACAAGGCGCTGGTGCTCTCCAGCGACGGCCTCGCCACCGGCACGTCGAAGGACCTGACCCGCGAGGACAGCGAGCACCTGGCGGCCGTCGCCTCCGGGTTCCACAGCCTCGCCAAGGGGGTCGGGCGGCACTTCGAGGCGGGCAGGGTCCGCCAGACCGTCGTCGAACTCGACGAGGCGTTCCTCTTCGTCACCGCGGCCGGGGACGGGAGCTGTCTCGCGGTGCTGGCCGACGCAGACTCCGACGTCGGTCAGGTGGCGTACGAGATGACGCTGATGGTCAAGCGGGTCGGTGCCCACCTGACCAACGCCCCCCGGACGCCCGGTTCGGCCGCCGGGGGGTGA